Proteins encoded together in one Neisseria lactamica window:
- the cysI gene encoding assimilatory sulfite reductase (NADPH) hemoprotein subunit yields MTVQTKTKGLAWQEKPLSNNERLKTESNFLRGTILDDLKDPLTGGFKGDNFQLIRFHGMYEQDDRDIRAERAEAKLEPLKFMLLRCRLPGGIIKPSQWIELDKFARENSYYRSIRLTNRQTFQFHGVPKTKLQTMHRLLHKLGLDSIATAADMNRNVLCTSNPIESALHQQAYEYAKKISEHLLPRTRGYLDVWVDGKKVQSSDDFLQEDEPILGKTYLPRKFKTAVVIPPLNDVDCYGNDLDFVAVSDGNGQLAGFNVLAGGGLSMEHGNTKTYPNISLELGFVPPEHALKAAEAVVTTQRDFGNRSDRKNARTRYTIQNMGLDNFRAEVERRMGMPFEPIRPFKFTGRGDRIGWVKGIDGNWHLTLFIESGRLVDEGGKQLLTGVLEIAKIHKGDFRITANQNLIVANVPEGEKARIEQLARSYGLIRDGISKLRENAMSCVSFPTCPLAMAEAERVLPDFIGELDKIMAKHGTSDDYIVTRITGCPNGCGRAMLAEIGLVGKAVGRYNLHIGGDREGVRIPRLYKENITLPEILSELDDLIGKWAAGRDTDEGFGDFAIRTGIVKPVLNAPVDFWDASKAVAIARA; encoded by the coding sequence ATGACCGTACAGACCAAGACAAAAGGTTTGGCGTGGCAAGAAAAACCGCTATCCAACAACGAACGCCTGAAAACCGAAAGCAATTTTTTACGCGGCACGATTTTGGACGATTTGAAAGACCCGCTCACGGGCGGCTTCAAAGGCGACAACTTCCAACTCATCCGCTTCCACGGTATGTATGAGCAGGACGACCGCGACATCCGCGCCGAACGCGCCGAGGCAAAACTCGAGCCCTTGAAATTTATGCTTTTGCGCTGCCGGCTGCCGGGCGGGATCATCAAACCGTCCCAATGGATAGAACTGGACAAATTTGCCCGCGAAAACAGTTATTACCGATCCATCCGGCTGACCAACCGGCAAACCTTCCAATTTCACGGCGTGCCGAAAACCAAGTTGCAGACAATGCACCGCCTCTTGCACAAACTGGGTTTGGATTCCATCGCCACGGCGGCGGATATGAACCGCAACGTGCTTTGCACCTCCAATCCCATCGAGTCGGCACTCCACCAACAGGCTTACGAATACGCAAAAAAAATTTCCGAACACCTATTGCCGCGCACGCGCGGTTATCTGGATGTTTGGGTGGACGGCAAAAAAGTTCAAAGTTCCGACGACTTCCTTCAAGAAGACGAGCCGATTTTAGGCAAAACCTATCTGCCGCGCAAATTCAAAACCGCAGTCGTCATTCCGCCCTTAAATGATGTGGACTGCTACGGCAACGATTTGGATTTCGTCGCCGTTTCAGACGGTAACGGACAGCTTGCCGGCTTCAATGTTTTGGCAGGCGGCGGGCTTTCGATGGAACACGGCAACACCAAAACCTATCCGAACATTTCACTGGAACTGGGTTTCGTGCCTCCGGAACACGCGCTGAAGGCCGCCGAAGCGGTGGTAACCACGCAGCGCGACTTCGGCAACCGCAGCGACCGCAAAAACGCCCGCACCCGCTACACCATTCAAAATATGGGCTTGGACAACTTCCGCGCGGAAGTCGAACGCCGTATGGGTATGCCGTTCGAACCCATACGCCCGTTCAAATTTACCGGGCGCGGCGACCGCATCGGCTGGGTGAAAGGCATAGACGGCAACTGGCATTTGACCCTTTTCATCGAAAGCGGGCGTTTGGTTGACGAAGGCGGGAAACAGCTTCTGACCGGCGTGTTGGAAATCGCCAAAATCCACAAAGGCGATTTCCGCATCACCGCCAACCAAAACCTCATCGTGGCAAATGTGCCCGAAGGAGAAAAAGCCCGGATCGAACAGCTCGCCCGCTCATACGGGCTGATACGCGACGGTATCAGCAAGCTGCGCGAAAATGCGATGTCGTGCGTTTCCTTCCCGACCTGCCCGCTGGCAATGGCGGAAGCCGAACGCGTGCTGCCGGACTTCATCGGCGAGCTGGATAAAATTATGGCGAAACACGGCACGTCGGACGACTACATCGTTACCCGCATTACCGGCTGCCCGAACGGCTGCGGACGGGCGATGTTGGCGGAAATCGGACTGGTCGGCAAAGCCGTCGGACGCTACAACCTCCACATCGGCGGCGACCGCGAAGGCGTACGCATCCCCCGCCTCTACAAAGAAAATATTACCCTGCCGGAAATCCTTTCCGAATTAGACGACCTGATCGGCAAATGGGCGGCGGGACGCGATACCGACGAAGGTTTCGGCGATTTCGCCATACGGACGGGCATCGTCAAACCCGTATTAAATGCACCTGTTGATTTTTGGGACGCATCCAAAGCCGTCGCGATTGCCCGCGCCTGA